In one Rutidosis leptorrhynchoides isolate AG116_Rl617_1_P2 chromosome 8, CSIRO_AGI_Rlap_v1, whole genome shotgun sequence genomic region, the following are encoded:
- the LOC139863117 gene encoding uncharacterized protein, with translation MRSSSSVGVGLSLVFGCLLLALIAELYYLLWWKKKRVINREIQESYSSPAREFLYLFCWKKPSSLSSTGLTTDTQVHEPQASSSSSWFRPLESELLRLQNLPGPPRFLFTIKEETKEDLESEDRSKKGSRGRSLSDVTPFFTPIASPSNMTPPKESTHSAFSPLRYSSTDAEFNKIWASPPPKFKFLRDAEDKLQKRRLIENFGVDGCFQKSDEYKIKDDENGSFITLIVSNEKDTIHQYPSSSSQVLPLAASPPTFRSQFH, from the coding sequence ATGAGATCTTCAAGTAGTGTAGGAGTTGGTTTAAGTCTTGTTTTTGGTTGCTTATTGTTAGCTCTTATTGCTGAGCTTTACTATTTGTTATGGTGGAAGAAGAAAAGGGTAATTAATAGAGAGATTCAAGAAAGTTATAGTAGTCCAGCAAGAGAGTTTTTGTACTTGTTTTGTTGGAAAAAGCCTTCATCTTTAAGCTCAACAGGGCTAACCACAGACACCCAAGTTCATGAACCACaagcatcatcttcatcatcatggtTCAGACCACTTGAAAGTGAGCTTTTGAGGCTGCAAAACCTCCCTGGCCCACCAAGGTTTCTCTTCACAATTAAAGAAGAAACAAAAGAAGATTTGGAATCAGAAGATAGGAGTAAAAAAGGGTCAAGAGGAAGAAGTTTAAGTGATGTTACACCATTTTTTACTCCAATTGCTTCACCTTCAAATATGACCCCACCTAAAGAGTCAACACATAGTGCCTTTAGTCCTTTAAGATATTCATCAACTGATGCAGAATTCAACAAGATTTGGGCATCGCCACCTCCAAAGTTTAAGTTTTTAAGAGATGCTGAAGATAAGCTTCAAAAAAGAAGATTGATTGAAAATTTTGGAGTTGATGGTTGTTTTCAAAAAAGTGATGAGTATAAAATTAAAGATGATGAAAATGGCTCATTTATTACACTTATTGTGTCTAATGAAAAGGACACTATTCATCAGTATCCTTCAAGTTCTTCACAGGTACTCCCTTTAGCTGCTTCCCCTCCTACATTCAGATCACAATTTCATTAG